Genomic window (Arthrobacter sp. StoSoilA2):
GCAGTTAGCAAAACGATACTAGGGCAGTCAGACGATGAACTCTTGGCCAGCGCAAAGGCAATGTGTGAGCGCATGAGAGGCGGCGAGCTATTCGAGGAAGTTGCGTACAGTATGTTCGCGCTTGGCTTGCCGGAGACCTATCAAACCGACATGACGCTGATCTTTGGTTCAGGAGCGGCCGCTTTCTGTCCTGAATTCTTGGCCAAAACCGGTACGGGTGATGATGCGATTCTTGAGCGACTGCGAAGTGTGGCCCCCGGCATTGCCCACAATCCAGACGCCACTATCTTGGCCCAAGCCCGCTCGGCATGCCCTTCAGTAACCCGGGGCCCAGCCGCGGCGGCAGCGACGGTTCAGGAGGCCCGCCGGGCTTGGGGTCACGAACAGGGATACAAGTTTATCTTCATTTCAGTCCTCAACTACTGTTCAAGCGGACTAAACAACATTATCGCGAGTAAGTAGAGGTCGAAATTCTTGGACACAGCGCAGTTGGCATTCCGACATCGTTGCCGTAAGGCAGAATTGCAAGGCCGCCGCTGAAGGACCTGTACTGATCGTTCGACTCAGATGGATCCCCGCCATGTTGCCGCCGGTTCGCTTGACCATGGATCTCTGAAAGGAGGGAATCTGATGAAGGTGTATTGCTCAGCGCTAGTCGGCAGTTCCGGCAACCAACGTGTACTTGACGCTTGTCCCGACGTGCATTTCCTTCTCTCGTCCAAAGACGTCGTCCCGGCGACCACGCAAATGGGCAAAATGAGCGTGTGGACAATGTCCACACTTTCTACCTCGGACTGCCTCGTACACCCGCCGAACCGGCCCGGATTCCGCATGTTTCCGCCACTTCCCAGTGATACCAAGGCCTGGAATCCCGTTCGAGTCCCACCTCGGGCACGGCATACCCCCTCGACAGAGGGGGTTTTTGCTTCAACGTGTTCACATATCTTGTGGTCAGTCCCTCTGACTCTGGTTCGCGGCCTGGCCTGGCCGCCGCGAGGGCCTATTCGGGCGTGTGTGGGGGCGGGGTGAGCGTCCTGGCTGACGGACGCTGCGCCGGCTTTGAGATAGGGGTGTGTGGTTCGTCGTTCCTGATGCTGTCGGGTTGGTCGTGGGTGGCCAACACCTATTCATGCTTTCGGGCCACGCTCACAACATGATGTCGGTACCTAAGGCGTGGAGCGTTTTCGGAAAGTTCCGTCCGAGGTGCGGGTGTGGCTTGGTCCCCACAAGGGCTGGGCAGCGAGGGGCGATGTTCTGTAGCGGCGTGCTCCTGACCGTCTGTTCTTGGTTTTAAGGGCATGAACTTTCATTGGGTGTCCGCTGGCTGCATGACCTCTGACTGGTCAGCGCGGAGAAGGCCTTTGACACGGTCTCATCGATGGATTCTTTGAAGGGACAGAGGTCCGTTTGCATTCACGCCACATCGCTCTTGTGGCCGAGAGACCTCAAACAACACAACACGATCGTGTTTCGGGCGGACTTTCTTTTCGGGGGAGTTTTTGCCTTCTCCGATGCATCAGCATGGGCGGTGTCGAGGAGTGAACCAGCGCTGTCTCGACAAGCTAAAGTCTTATGAGACATTTGGCGGTGACACTTCAGGAGGTTGCCGGTTGGATCCCGAAGCCCTGAATTCCGGGACTTTGTCCCAGCGCTTTGTCTCAATAAGTCATCTCACCGTAAAGTGTCTCGCTGGCCTAGTGCGGGGGAGTTGATGAGGCAGAATTGCGGAATGAGAATGCTCGGATACACGCGAGTCAG
Coding sequences:
- a CDS encoding DUF732 domain-containing protein — protein: MRASAAAKTDNDKIVWLEYVRGKAVSKTILGQSDDELLASAKAMCERMRGGELFEEVAYSMFALGLPETYQTDMTLIFGSGAAAFCPEFLAKTGTGDDAILERLRSVAPGIAHNPDATILAQARSACPSVTRGPAAAAATVQEARRAWGHEQGYKFIFISVLNYCSSGLNNIIASK